One Rubinisphaera margarita DNA window includes the following coding sequences:
- a CDS encoding DUF542 domain-containing protein, translating into MRESHLDEHDSVFDWLLDVPRSQSVFERHGIDCSCGGKSLRYVCEQAGVDWRMIVAEITASSDPPSA; encoded by the coding sequence ATGAGGGAATCGCACCTCGATGAGCATGATTCGGTGTTTGACTGGCTGCTCGACGTTCCTCGCTCCCAGTCGGTGTTCGAACGTCACGGCATCGACTGCTCCTGCGGAGGCAAGTCGCTGCGTTATGTCTGCGAACAGGCTGGCGTTGACTGGCGGATGATCGTGGCGGAAATCACTGCGTCGTCCGATCCGCCTTCCGCGTAG
- a CDS encoding DMT family transporter, which translates to MNAWLILLLAGLLETCWVVGLKYTDGLTRLWPSLFTAIAFTASLVLLALAVRHLPIGTAYPVWVGIGTLGAVIWGVWHFDEAVTFARMAFLTLLLVAIIGLKLSSTT; encoded by the coding sequence ATGAATGCGTGGCTGATTCTCTTACTGGCTGGACTGTTGGAAACGTGCTGGGTTGTCGGATTGAAATACACCGACGGGCTGACCCGGCTCTGGCCGAGCCTCTTCACGGCCATCGCGTTCACGGCCAGTCTGGTACTGTTGGCTCTGGCCGTTCGGCATCTTCCGATCGGCACGGCTTATCCGGTCTGGGTCGGTATCGGCACGCTCGGAGCCGTCATCTGGGGAGTCTGGCATTTTGATGAAGCTGTGACCTTCGCACGAATGGCCTTCCTAACGCTGCTGCTGGTCGCGATCATTGGACTGAAACTGTCCTCGACCACCTGA
- a CDS encoding c-type heme family protein, translating into MRSALIALTGLAIVVTSHPARCETPEAASVVRENVVQARREAEVLHDTIHATLQLVHHAYYREDEGLPIPAATLKDVFEEVEKHRQVKLRWLAVDGQAMNVDHLPADEFETQAVEKLSAGEGSHEQTVDGIYRRAAAIKLTNVCLKCHLPDRTTTEARTAGLIVTIPIAE; encoded by the coding sequence ATGAGAAGCGCGCTCATCGCTCTGACAGGCTTGGCCATCGTCGTCACGTCTCACCCCGCCCGCTGCGAAACGCCTGAGGCCGCTTCGGTCGTTCGCGAGAATGTGGTTCAGGCCCGCCGCGAGGCGGAAGTTCTCCACGATACCATCCATGCCACGCTGCAGCTGGTGCATCACGCGTATTACCGGGAGGATGAAGGTTTGCCGATCCCGGCGGCGACGCTGAAGGACGTCTTCGAAGAAGTCGAGAAGCATCGGCAGGTGAAGCTCCGCTGGCTGGCGGTCGATGGGCAGGCGATGAATGTCGATCATCTTCCGGCCGACGAGTTCGAGACGCAGGCCGTCGAGAAGCTCTCCGCGGGAGAGGGGAGTCATGAGCAGACAGTCGACGGGATCTACCGGCGGGCAGCGGCCATCAAGCTGACCAATGTGTGCTTGAAGTGCCACCTTCCTGATCGCACCACGACGGAAGCCCGTACGGCGGGATTGATTGTGACCATTCCGATTGCGGAGTGA
- the hmpA gene encoding NO-inducible flavohemoprotein, which yields MLTPQTIEIVKATAPAVAEHAETITRHFYQRMFTANPEVKAYFNPAHQQAGTQQRALAGAIIAYAVNIENLQALGPAVELIAQKHCSLGIQAEHYPIVGENLLAAIKDVLGDAATDEVLAAWGEAYGFLAEIFIQRELEIYREQAERPGGWNGYREFLVVDKVPESEIVTSFYLKPADGGELPYFRAGQYLTVRIDHPTTPTSPRNYSLSDRPGLDYFRISVKREPSPVPETSPGVISNYLHDHVNVGDSLEIGPPCGEFCIAPQHEDGRPLVLIAGGIGITPLMSMLKCLSHRNVDAPINVFIAARSSACQALAQELRDIAATSLNVHLHVRYETPREDDLKAGRCQSVGRLDGPFIRETVAADNAEYYFCGPKAFMANLYAGLMQQGVADSQLHFEFFGPKQEMTAVR from the coding sequence ATGCTCACTCCCCAGACTATTGAGATCGTCAAAGCGACGGCTCCAGCCGTTGCCGAACATGCAGAAACGATCACCCGCCACTTCTATCAGCGAATGTTCACCGCCAATCCGGAGGTGAAAGCCTATTTTAACCCGGCTCATCAGCAGGCTGGTACACAACAGCGAGCCCTTGCCGGAGCCATTATTGCTTACGCAGTGAATATCGAGAACCTGCAGGCTCTCGGACCAGCCGTGGAATTGATCGCGCAGAAACATTGCTCGCTCGGAATTCAGGCGGAACATTATCCGATCGTAGGCGAGAATCTCCTGGCGGCGATCAAAGATGTGCTCGGCGACGCGGCGACGGATGAAGTCCTTGCCGCCTGGGGTGAAGCGTATGGCTTCCTCGCCGAAATCTTCATTCAACGAGAATTGGAAATCTACCGCGAGCAGGCCGAACGCCCCGGCGGGTGGAATGGCTATCGCGAGTTTCTTGTCGTCGACAAGGTCCCGGAAAGTGAGATCGTTACTTCATTTTATCTGAAGCCAGCTGATGGAGGAGAGCTCCCCTACTTTCGCGCAGGGCAGTACCTGACCGTTCGCATCGACCATCCCACCACGCCGACCTCGCCGCGGAATTATTCGCTGTCGGATCGGCCGGGGCTCGACTATTTCCGAATCAGCGTGAAACGAGAACCGAGTCCTGTGCCGGAGACCTCTCCCGGTGTAATTTCGAACTACCTGCATGATCATGTCAATGTGGGTGACAGTCTGGAGATCGGCCCCCCCTGCGGAGAGTTCTGCATCGCTCCTCAGCATGAAGACGGACGCCCCCTGGTGCTGATCGCCGGAGGCATTGGGATCACGCCGCTGATGTCGATGCTCAAATGCCTGAGCCATCGAAACGTTGACGCACCGATCAATGTGTTTATTGCCGCCCGCAGCAGCGCCTGTCAGGCGCTCGCACAGGAACTTCGCGACATTGCAGCAACGTCTCTGAACGTGCATCTTCACGTGCGGTATGAAACGCCTCGCGAGGACGACCTGAAGGCCGGACGCTGCCAGAGTGTCGGACGACTGGATGGTCCGTTCATTCGAGAAACCGTGGCAGCGGACAATGCCGAATACTACTTCTGTGGACCGAAGGCGTTCATGGCGAATCTGTATGCCGGACTGATGCAGCAGGGCGTTGCCGACAGCCAGCTCCACTTTGAATTCTTCGGGCCGAAGCAGGAAATGACAGCCGTGAGATGA
- a CDS encoding RrF2 family transcriptional regulator encodes MQFTMQTDFALRTLMYLATRTERAKVADVAELFGISVHHVAKVVNLLARYGYVRSIRGIGGGIELASLPEEIRLGEVVERFEGDLHLLDCISRDEVCIIQSFCRLKGILAEAERIQLEYLNSVTLADVAPTRRQLARVQE; translated from the coding sequence ATGCAATTTACGATGCAGACGGACTTCGCGTTGAGGACGCTCATGTATCTGGCGACCCGCACAGAACGGGCGAAGGTGGCCGATGTCGCGGAGTTGTTCGGCATCTCGGTCCATCATGTCGCCAAGGTCGTGAATCTGCTGGCCCGTTACGGTTACGTTCGCAGTATTCGAGGTATCGGCGGCGGAATCGAGCTGGCGTCGCTTCCCGAAGAAATTCGTCTGGGAGAGGTGGTCGAGAGGTTTGAAGGAGACCTGCATCTGCTCGACTGCATTTCCCGCGATGAAGTCTGCATCATCCAGTCCTTTTGCCGACTCAAGGGAATCCTGGCGGAAGCCGAACGGATTCAGCTCGAATACCTCAACAGTGTGACGCTGGCCGATGTCGCTCCCACGCGGCGGCAACTGGCCCGCGTGCAAGAATAA
- a CDS encoding cytochrome B6 — MGLKRRSAVITAITVAVTAAGPSTFAQPPLKGAESFMPVVVPDFETTFKKDSEQKAKFEERQQSLLHERYILEDNPSDVWMSGKRKNVQQGIRVKLPEGVSWDKLATMSPDEIREQDLFPAGFRPLPHSKHEIGGMVFPPDQIKTIREAEGRNLERFDTSFDYPDHLTPEFPPPIFLSTHPELGDVSQGKVLTIKNFYEIMNGKLTPVQLEGLRLLLTPFPQQQFNMTEDRKVKEPELGVTCLDCHVNGHTNATFHLNPDTRPQTHRFRIDTVSLRGMFNQQIHGSKRSLRSVEDFTEFEQRTAYFDGDHVTAAKKGVHLPDRASQVAMMAQMQNMFDFPPAPKLDRFGKLIPEKASDLELKGQELFFGKARCAECHSGPFYLDHQMHDLKAERFYEPKTVNAKYEAAEGPIKTFTLRGIKDSPPYLHDGRLLTLEDTVEFFNLVTGVNLTAEEKKALVAFMRCL, encoded by the coding sequence ATGGGTCTGAAGAGACGCTCCGCGGTCATCACCGCTATTACTGTGGCAGTGACGGCCGCCGGTCCATCCACATTTGCTCAACCGCCACTGAAGGGTGCGGAGAGCTTCATGCCGGTCGTCGTGCCCGATTTCGAGACGACCTTCAAAAAGGACAGCGAACAGAAAGCGAAGTTCGAGGAACGTCAACAGAGCCTGCTGCACGAACGATACATTCTTGAAGACAATCCTTCGGACGTCTGGATGTCCGGCAAACGAAAGAATGTGCAGCAGGGGATTCGCGTCAAACTCCCCGAGGGCGTCAGCTGGGACAAACTCGCCACCATGTCTCCCGACGAAATCCGCGAACAGGATCTTTTCCCGGCGGGCTTTCGGCCGCTGCCGCACTCGAAGCATGAGATCGGCGGGATGGTGTTTCCACCCGATCAGATCAAAACGATTCGGGAAGCCGAAGGGCGGAATCTCGAACGGTTCGATACCTCGTTCGATTATCCCGATCATCTAACGCCGGAGTTCCCGCCGCCGATCTTCCTGTCGACGCATCCTGAACTGGGTGACGTCTCGCAGGGCAAAGTTCTGACGATCAAGAACTTCTACGAAATCATGAATGGCAAACTGACTCCCGTGCAGCTCGAAGGTCTTCGTCTGCTGTTGACCCCATTCCCCCAGCAGCAGTTCAACATGACCGAAGACCGCAAGGTGAAGGAGCCCGAACTCGGCGTCACCTGTCTCGACTGTCACGTCAACGGGCACACCAATGCCACTTTCCATCTGAATCCCGATACGCGGCCGCAGACGCATCGCTTTCGGATCGATACCGTCAGCCTGCGGGGGATGTTCAACCAGCAGATCCACGGCTCCAAGCGGTCGCTGCGATCGGTTGAAGACTTCACCGAGTTCGAACAGCGGACCGCCTACTTTGACGGCGATCACGTGACGGCTGCCAAGAAGGGCGTGCACCTGCCCGATCGCGCCAGTCAGGTCGCGATGATGGCGCAGATGCAGAACATGTTCGACTTCCCGCCTGCTCCGAAGCTCGACCGCTTCGGCAAGCTGATTCCTGAGAAGGCCTCAGATCTCGAACTCAAGGGGCAGGAGCTGTTCTTCGGCAAGGCCCGCTGTGCGGAGTGTCATTCCGGTCCGTTCTACCTCGATCACCAGATGCACGACTTGAAGGCGGAACGCTTCTATGAGCCGAAGACAGTTAACGCCAAGTACGAAGCGGCTGAAGGACCGATCAAGACTTTCACCCTGCGAGGGATCAAAGATTCGCCCCCTTATCTGCACGACGGCCGTCTGCTCACGCTCGAAGATACAGTCGAGTTCTTCAACCTTGTAACCGGCGTAAACCTCACCGCGGAAGAGAAGAAAGCCCTCGTCGCCTTCATGCGCTGCCTGTAA
- a CDS encoding Rrf2 family transcriptional regulator, with product MLSKTAEYALRVMAGLAAENEQARGGNQIAEQTKVPRRYLNKVLKDLVDAGLVHSRTGPGGGYSLAQAPDSISILDVVNAVSPVERIRHCPLGLKSHTSLCPLHAELDRAYAATEAAFAGVTLDQVLKSAGKIQPLCEVADD from the coding sequence ATGTTGTCAAAAACAGCGGAGTATGCACTGCGGGTGATGGCCGGTCTGGCTGCTGAAAACGAGCAGGCCAGGGGCGGAAATCAGATCGCCGAGCAGACGAAAGTCCCGCGTCGTTACCTGAATAAGGTTTTGAAAGATCTTGTTGATGCCGGGCTGGTGCATTCCCGGACCGGTCCGGGGGGCGGCTATTCGCTGGCGCAAGCGCCGGATTCGATCTCGATCCTTGACGTGGTGAATGCCGTTTCGCCGGTCGAACGAATCCGACATTGTCCGCTGGGACTGAAATCGCACACGAGTCTCTGTCCGCTGCATGCCGAACTCGACCGCGCTTACGCGGCGACCGAGGCGGCCTTTGCGGGGGTGACACTCGATCAGGTTCTGAAATCGGCCGGCAAGATCCAGCCATTGTGTGAAGTTGCCGACGACTGA